The following proteins are co-located in the Pseudomonas sp. DY-1 genome:
- a CDS encoding gluconokinase: MYEPINAVVIMGVAGSGKSAVARALEVRTGARLIEGDAFHPDRNIQKMSAGLPLTDKDRASWLHALEKQLKQTYRAGEHPILTCSALKRSYRDGLRHAIPALGFAYLQLSPTAAAERMAQRRGHFMPVSLLDSQFADLEEPLDEPLTLILDGTLSVGELASAIHQWWQHHAPA, translated from the coding sequence ATGTACGAGCCCATAAACGCAGTAGTGATCATGGGTGTTGCCGGTAGCGGGAAGTCCGCCGTGGCCCGGGCGCTGGAGGTGCGCACTGGGGCGCGGCTGATCGAGGGGGATGCCTTCCACCCCGACCGCAACATCCAGAAGATGAGCGCCGGCCTGCCCTTGACCGACAAGGACCGCGCCAGTTGGCTGCATGCGCTCGAAAAACAGCTGAAGCAGACCTACCGCGCTGGCGAGCATCCCATCCTTACCTGTTCTGCCCTCAAGCGCAGCTATCGCGATGGCCTGCGCCATGCCATTCCGGCGCTGGGGTTTGCCTACCTGCAACTCTCCCCCACAGCCGCCGCCGAGCGCATGGCACAGCGCCGCGGGCATTTCATGCCGGTCAGCCTGCTGGACAGTCAGTTCGCGGATCTGGAAGAACCGCTGGACGAACCCCTGACCCTGATCCTTGACGGCACCCTGTCAGTGGGCGAGCTGGCCAGCGCCATTCACCAGTGGTGGCAGCACCACGCGCCAGCCTGA